One genomic segment of Nothobranchius furzeri strain GRZ-AD chromosome 10, NfurGRZ-RIMD1, whole genome shotgun sequence includes these proteins:
- the hinfp gene encoding histone H4 transcription factor isoform X2: MPPKRRIQRKMLKLSCEWGSCQELSSQMENFCKHVEEHLTCLNTEEDVEAGEDRMCPWRDCGFCSVDGFEELRRHLLFHCYHTKLKQLGQQVLDAQPELGSCSIAYHNRNIIPDIPDNFICLWEDCEQPPYENPEWFYRHVEMHSVCVDIPTGDSEFSIRCGWKDCEATAKGRPKLREHLRSHTQEKLVACPGCGGMYANNTKFFDHIIRQSAMEGQRFQCSHCSKRFATERLLRDHMRTHVSHYKCPLCDMTCPSPSALRSHIKFRHSNEKPYSCDYCEYSCKNLIDLRKHLDTHSSDPAFRCDVPGCGFTCRSSCTMKIHNQKEHESFTARYKCHVCGQCFTRGNSLTVHLHKKHQFKWPSGHPRFRYKEHEDGFMRLQLIRYESVELTEQLMREKPRRGVEDDEDDNDDESNHTEVQELEEGPAAASEVQAELRGVLLEEQRTEEPTISTEDGVQVEGMLYVLTQEGEDHVMLQLQETPQQHGILLD, encoded by the exons ATGCCTCCTAAAAGGCGCATTCAGAGAAAAATGCTCAAATTGAGCTGTGAATGGGGTTCGTGTCAGGAATTATCCAGTCAGATGGAAAACTTTTGTAAACATGTGGAGGAACATCTGACGTGTTTGAACACGGAGGAGGACGTGGAAGCAGGAG AGGACAGAATGTGTCCCTGGAGAGACTGCGGGTTCTGCTCTGTTGATGGGTTTGAAGAACTTCGCAGACACCTCCTGTTTCACTGCTACCACACCAAGCTGAAGCAGCTGGGTCAGCAGGTCCTGGATGCTCAGCCAGAGCTGGGCAGCTGCTCCATCGCCTACCACAACCGCAACATCATCCCAGACATCCCTGATAACTTCATCTGTCTGTGGGAGGATTGTGAA CAACCTCCCTACGAAAACCCCGAGTGGTTCTACCGCCATGTGGAAATGCACTCAGTGTGTGTAGATATCCCAACTGGAGACAGTGAGTTCTCCATACGCTGTGGATGGAAAG ATTGTGAAGCTACGGCTAAAGGGCGTCCGAAGCTCAGGGAACACCTGCGTAGCCACACCCAGGAGAAGCTGGTGGCCTGTCCGGGCTGTGGGGGGATGTACGCCAACAACACTAAATTCTTTGACCACATTATACGACAGAGTGCTATGGAAG gtCAGAGATTCCAGTGTTCTCACTGCTCCAAACGTTTTGCAACAGAACGACTGCTGAGAGACCACATGAGGACCCACG TGAGCCACTACAAATGCCCGTTGTGTGACATGACCTGCCCATCGCCCTCAGCACTGCGCAGCCACATCAAGTTTCGCCATAGCAACGAGAAGCCCTACAGCTGTGACTATTGCGAATACAG CTGTAAGAATCTGATCGACCTGCGTAAACACCTGGACACCCACAGCAGCGATCCAGCATTTCGCTGTGACGTTCCCGGGTGTGGCTTCACCTGTCGTTCGTCCTGCACCATGAAGATCCACAACCAAAAAGAGCACGAG AGTTTTACAGCTCGCTACAAGTGTCACGTGTGTGGCCAGTGTTTCACCAGAGGCAACAGTCTGACCGTCCATCTGCACAAGAAGCATCAATTCAAATGGCCTTCTGGACACCCCAGATTCAG GTACAAAGAGCACGAGGATGGGTTCATGCGACTGCAGCTGATCCGCTACGAGAGTGTGGAGCTGACTGAGCAGCTGATGAGAGAAAAGCCGAGGAGGGGAGTGGAGGATGACGAGGACGACAATGATGACGAGAGTAACCACACTGAGGTTCAGGAGCTGGAGGAGGGGCCTGCAGCGGCTTCAGAGGTGCAGGCAGAGCTGAGAGgggtgctgctggaggagcagaggaCTGAAGAGCCCACCATCAGCACTGAGGATGGGGTTCAGGTGGAGGGCATGCTGTATGTCCTGACGCAGGAAGGAGAGGACCATGTCATGCTTCAACTCCAGGAGACGCCTCAGCAGCACGGAATACTGCTGGACTGA
- the hinfp gene encoding histone H4 transcription factor isoform X1 encodes MPPKRRIQRKMLKLSCEWGSCQELSSQMENFCKHVEEHLTCLNTEEDVEAGEDRMCPWRDCGFCSVDGFEELRRHLLFHCYHTKLKQLGQQVLDAQPELGSCSIAYHNRNIIPDIPDNFICLWEDCEQPPYENPEWFYRHVEMHSVCVDIPTGDSEFSIRCGWKDCEATAKGRPKLREHLRSHTQEKLVACPGCGGMYANNTKFFDHIIRQSAMEGQRFQCSHCSKRFATERLLRDHMRTHVSHYKCPLCDMTCPSPSALRSHIKFRHSNEKPYSCDYCEYSCKNLIDLRKHLDTHSSDPAFRCDVPGCGFTCRSSCTMKIHNQKEHEKSFTARYKCHVCGQCFTRGNSLTVHLHKKHQFKWPSGHPRFRYKEHEDGFMRLQLIRYESVELTEQLMREKPRRGVEDDEDDNDDESNHTEVQELEEGPAAASEVQAELRGVLLEEQRTEEPTISTEDGVQVEGMLYVLTQEGEDHVMLQLQETPQQHGILLD; translated from the exons ATGCCTCCTAAAAGGCGCATTCAGAGAAAAATGCTCAAATTGAGCTGTGAATGGGGTTCGTGTCAGGAATTATCCAGTCAGATGGAAAACTTTTGTAAACATGTGGAGGAACATCTGACGTGTTTGAACACGGAGGAGGACGTGGAAGCAGGAG AGGACAGAATGTGTCCCTGGAGAGACTGCGGGTTCTGCTCTGTTGATGGGTTTGAAGAACTTCGCAGACACCTCCTGTTTCACTGCTACCACACCAAGCTGAAGCAGCTGGGTCAGCAGGTCCTGGATGCTCAGCCAGAGCTGGGCAGCTGCTCCATCGCCTACCACAACCGCAACATCATCCCAGACATCCCTGATAACTTCATCTGTCTGTGGGAGGATTGTGAA CAACCTCCCTACGAAAACCCCGAGTGGTTCTACCGCCATGTGGAAATGCACTCAGTGTGTGTAGATATCCCAACTGGAGACAGTGAGTTCTCCATACGCTGTGGATGGAAAG ATTGTGAAGCTACGGCTAAAGGGCGTCCGAAGCTCAGGGAACACCTGCGTAGCCACACCCAGGAGAAGCTGGTGGCCTGTCCGGGCTGTGGGGGGATGTACGCCAACAACACTAAATTCTTTGACCACATTATACGACAGAGTGCTATGGAAG gtCAGAGATTCCAGTGTTCTCACTGCTCCAAACGTTTTGCAACAGAACGACTGCTGAGAGACCACATGAGGACCCACG TGAGCCACTACAAATGCCCGTTGTGTGACATGACCTGCCCATCGCCCTCAGCACTGCGCAGCCACATCAAGTTTCGCCATAGCAACGAGAAGCCCTACAGCTGTGACTATTGCGAATACAG CTGTAAGAATCTGATCGACCTGCGTAAACACCTGGACACCCACAGCAGCGATCCAGCATTTCGCTGTGACGTTCCCGGGTGTGGCTTCACCTGTCGTTCGTCCTGCACCATGAAGATCCACAACCAAAAAGAGCACGAG AAGAGTTTTACAGCTCGCTACAAGTGTCACGTGTGTGGCCAGTGTTTCACCAGAGGCAACAGTCTGACCGTCCATCTGCACAAGAAGCATCAATTCAAATGGCCTTCTGGACACCCCAGATTCAG GTACAAAGAGCACGAGGATGGGTTCATGCGACTGCAGCTGATCCGCTACGAGAGTGTGGAGCTGACTGAGCAGCTGATGAGAGAAAAGCCGAGGAGGGGAGTGGAGGATGACGAGGACGACAATGATGACGAGAGTAACCACACTGAGGTTCAGGAGCTGGAGGAGGGGCCTGCAGCGGCTTCAGAGGTGCAGGCAGAGCTGAGAGgggtgctgctggaggagcagaggaCTGAAGAGCCCACCATCAGCACTGAGGATGGGGTTCAGGTGGAGGGCATGCTGTATGTCCTGACGCAGGAAGGAGAGGACCATGTCATGCTTCAACTCCAGGAGACGCCTCAGCAGCACGGAATACTGCTGGACTGA
- the dpagt1 gene encoding UDP-N-acetylglucosamine--dolichyl-phosphate N-acetylglucosaminephosphotransferase: MPESMSPVPTVPLVINCFLSVLGCLATLKLIPAFKDHFISARLCGMDLNKTTKKEVPESQGVISGTVFLIILFCFIPVPFLSYFVGDQCMGFPHDEFVQLIGALLAICCMIFLGFADDVLNLRWRHKLLLPTVASLPLLMVYFTNFGNTVIVVPKPFRALLGLHLDLGILYYAYMGMLAVFCTNAINILAGINGIESGQALFISGSIIIFNLLELSGDYRDDHVFSLYFMVPFFFTTLALFYHNWYPSSVFVGDTFCYFAGMTFAVVGILGHFSKTMLLFFLPQVINFVYSLPQLFHIIPCPRHRLPRLDPDTGKLGMSYSKFKLKDLSQLGNLIMKTAEFLKLLEVRRGPEGDDEFIECNNMTLINLVLKLFGPIHERTLTIIMLLIQVMGSVVAFGIRYHLVRLFYDV; the protein is encoded by the exons ATGCCTGAAAGCATGTCACCAGTTCCCACCGTGCCGCTGGTGATTAACTGCTTCCTGTCTGTTCTCGGCTGTTTGGCCACACTCAAACTCATCCCTGCTTTTAAAGATCATTTCATCTCAGCTCGACTCTGTGGGATGGATctgaacaaaacaacaaaaaaagaagt tCCAGAGTCTCAAGGAGTCATCAGTGGGACAGTCTTTCTCATCATCCTCTTCTGCTTCATCCCAGTGCCTTTCCTCAGCTACTTCGTAGGAGACCAGTGCATGGGTTTCCCACACGATGAG TTTGTGCAGCTGATCGGTGCTCTTCTGGCCATCTGCTGCAtgatctttctgggctttgctgaCGACGTGCTGAACCTCAGATGGAGACACAAGCTCCTTCTTCCCACCGTGGCTTCTCTGCCCCTGCTCATGGTGTACTTTACTAACTTTGGTAACACCGTCATCGTGGTGCCCAAGCCTTTCAGAGCTCTACTTGGGCTGCACTTGGATCTGG GTATCCTCTACTATGCCTACATGGGAAtgcttgctgttttctgcacaaatGCCATCAACATATTAGCAGGCATCAACGGCATCGAGTCAGGCCAAGCCTTGTTCATCTCTGGCTCCATCATCATCTTCAACCTGCTGGAGCTCAGTG GAGATTACCGAGACGACCACGTTTTCTCTCTCTACTTCATGGTACCGTTCTTCTTTACCACCTTAGCACTTTTTTACCACAACTG GTATCCCTCGTCTGTGTTTGTGGGAGACACTTTCTGCTACTTTGCTGGGATGACCTTTGCTGTAGTCGGCATCCTGGGACACTTCAGCAAAACAATGTTGCTGTTCTTTTTACCTCAAGTGATAAACTTTGTGTATTCTTTGCCTCAGCTTTTTCACATAATCCCCTGTCCCAGGCATCGATTACCCAG ACTGGATCCAGATACTGGCAAACTGGGGATGAGCTACTCTAAATTTAAACTGAAAGACCTCTCCCAGCTGGGAAACCTGATCATGAAG ACCGCAGAGTTCTTAAAGCTGCTGGAGGTGCGCCGAGGCCCGGAGGGAGATGATGAGTTTATTGAGTGCAACAACATGACGTTAATAAATCTGGTTCTGAAACTATTTGGACCCATCCATGAGAGAACTCTAACCATCATCATGCTCCTCATACAG GTGATGGGGAGCGTGGTGGCTTTTGGGATCCGTTACCACCTGGTTCGTCTCTTCTATGACGTGTAG